Below is a window of Hyphomonas neptunium ATCC 15444 DNA.
GTCACTGTCCCTTCGCCCACTGGAAGGCCGCAATGATCCGTGTGCTGCATCGATGCGGCTGAACTGCCGGCTTCCAGAGCAAATGCGGGGGCGGCAGAAAGTACCATCGCAAGCGCGAGGATTGAATGAAAGAGTTTCATGGGTAGATATCCTGTGATTGATCAGCTTGAGCAGAGAGCGCCAAGAGCGCTCACTTCAGTTGAGTGAGACCAGTCGCGCCGACCAGAGGCTGGCGCACCGATCATCTCAGGATCAATTCTGCAGGCGTATTTTCAGAGTTACGAGCGAAGGGCTCGGCCGAGGCGGGCCTCGGGTTGGTTCAATTCTCAAGTCAGCGAGTTGGAACACTCCGAGTGTCTCAGTGACGGGCTTCGCGGGTAGAATAGCGACGTCGGCCGGAAACGGGCTGACCGACTTGGTTAGGGAATCGGCCGGTAGGGCAACTGCTTCGCACCCGGTGCAGTCATGACCCTGATTTTCGGACTCTCGGTCACAATGGTCAACGTCTGGCACCTCAACAGCGACCGTGTGACCGGCGTGCCCAGTCGTTTCGGCCACTGCGACTTCTGGCCCGGTGAGCGCTTGTGCGACGGAAGCGCATGCACACGCGGCGTGGCAGCCGCCCAACACGAGCAGGGTGAGGGCAACTATCGCGCTACGGATCGAATCGACCATGATGCGTTGACCAGCCTTTATCTTCTCGTTATGTATACCCCCAAGAGGTATATGTCAAATGCAACACGCGCCGCCTAAATCAGTTGTAACCCGGTTAAAGAGGATTGAAGGCCAGGTACGCGGCGTGTCCGGAATGGTCGAGGATGGCCGGTATTGCATCGATATCCTGACCCAAGTCCAGGCAATCAAGGCTGCACTTGGGAAGGTCGAAGATGAGCTCCTGAAGAACCACGCGGCTCACTGTGTGGAAGAGGCCATCCGGGAGGGCGATGCCGAGAGCCAGAGGCAGAAGTTTTCTGAGCTTGTGGATTTGTTCGGCAGGTATCGAAGCTGATTGAACGGTCCATACATGCGCTGGCTATCCGGCAAAGATCAGAAAGCGCGTGAAATCACAATGACGCCGATCAGGGCTGCCAGAAGAAAGCTCAGCTGACGTATCATATCCGGCTTTGGAACCAGACCTGAAAGCGACGTGGGAACCGGCATGGGTTTGAGTGCCGATACATTGGCGCCGCCAGTATTTCCCAAGGGGACCCAGCCCGCAATGAATCCGGGCACAGTGGCGGCCAGCCGCGTGATCTGGCCCAGGATCTCGCGCCTATCCTGCCTTTTTTTGCGGCAACACGAAGCATCCAGGCGTGAACCGTTATGTGCGGCAGCAAAAACTGCTGGCCAAGGACGTGCGCGATCTCAAGGTGGGAGAAAGCGGCGTCATGATTTCCGGCTCGGTAACTGGACTTCGCCGCGTTAAGATTTTGCGTGTAAGCGGCGCGAAGCTCGGGGTTCATTGCGGGTCCTCTTCTGCACTGAGCGCTGCATTTTCACGCGCCTTGCAAGCCCGGTAAAGCACGAGCCGAGCCGAACGGTGAGACCTCATCCGGCCGGCAGGCCGGGGCCCGCAGGAGGCTTGCGCGTCAACGGTCGGAGCGTGTGTTTCAGGCTGCTGCGGTATCGTGGTGGTCGCGCACGCGCTCAGCGCAAGGAGCGCCGCTGACGACAGGATTGCTTTCATTGAAAAACCCTCTGCTTAGAAAATCCGAAATGGCCGGCGATGCGTTGCGCGTCTTCCGGAAGAGATTTGGTGAGCACTGTCGTCGTCATTTCAGCGGCCTCCATCAGACGTGAGCAGGGCTCTGTTCATCGCGATAGGCCAGCAGCCTGAGGGCGTTGCCAACGACGATCAGCGTTGAACCTTCGTGCAGAAGAATGGCAGGGCCGATGCCGACGCCGAAGAGCGTCGCTGGAACAAGAACGGCCACGACACCAAGACTGACCCAGAGGTTCTGGCGAATGTTCCGGCTGGTCGCGCGGCTCAGCCCAACAGCAAATGGTAGTGTGTCGAGATTGTCCGCCATCAGGGCGATGTCGGCGGTTTCCAGAGCGACGTCAGAGCCCGCCGCGCCCATTGCAATTCCGACATTCGCGTTCGTCATTGCCGGGGCATCGTTGACGCCGTCGCCAACCATCGCGACACCGCCTTGCTGTTTCAGTTCCTTGATCTTTGCGACCTTGTCGTCCGGCATCAGGTCTCCGAACGCCTCGTCCAGTCCGAGATCGCGGGCGATGGCGTTGGCGACACGGTGATTGTCGCCGGAGATCATCATCATCCGCGTGATGCCCAGCTTTCGTATCTGCGCGATCACGCGTTTGGTGGCGGGACGGGGCGTGTCCATCAGGCCGATGGCGCCCAGGAAGCGGCCGCCCTGCGCGACCACCATCATCGTGCGGCCCGTGTCGAAAAGCGTGTCCACTTCCCGCGCGAGCGTTTCGGGCATGGCAGGACCGCTTTCGCCGTCGAACATCGCAGGCTTGCCGATCAGGACGAGTTCGCCCCCGACCATCGCGCTGACGCCCTTGCCGGTGAGGCTTTGGAACTCTGCCGCCTCCGGACCTTTCGGAAGATCCTTCTCGCGTGCCGCCGCTACGATAGCACGCGCAAGGGGATGATCGCTGAAGGCCTCCACAGCGGCGGCGGTCGCCAGCAGCGCGCGCCCGTCGGCTCCTTCGAAGGCAACGATATCGACGACCTTGGGCTCACCGATGGTCAGCGTGCCGGTCTTGTCGAATGCGATTGCGTTCAACCCGCCAAGCGCCTCCAGCGGCGCACCGCCCTTGATCAGTACACCGCCATTTGCTGCCCGGGCGATACCGCTGAGGATCGCGCTCGGCGTGGCAATCGCCAACGCGCAGGGGCTTGCTGCAACCAGAACGGCCATCGCGCGATAGAAGCTTTCGGAGGGTGCCTCGTCCAGGAAAAGCCATGAAAACCCCGTCAGCACCGCGAGGGCGATGACCAGCGGCACAAAGATCTTCTCGAAGCGCTTGATGAACGTCTGTGTCGGGGACTGTCGTGTTTCGGCTTCAGAAACGAGTTTGACAACGCGGGCGAGCGCAGACTCAGACGAGAGCCGCGTGACGTAAATGTCGAGACTGCCGCTCCCGTTGATTGATCCCGCGAAGACCTTGTGCTGCGGCCCGGCTGCCTCGATCTCGGCAACCGATGTGCCGGGCAGGGGGCGTTTGTCGACCGGCGCGCTTTCGCCGGTGATCGGCGCCTGGTTGACGCTGCTTTCGCCGGCAGTCACGACCCCGTCCACCGGCAGCCGCTCGTTGGACCGCACGACAACGATGTCGCCAAGCTGAATGTTTTCGATGCGCATCTCGACGGTCTCGCCATTGCGCCTGACGAGGGCGGAGTCAGGGGCGAGCTCTGCCAGCGCCTGGATGGCCCGCGTCGCGCGGCCCATTGCATAGTGTTCGAGCGCGTGTCCCAGGCTGAATAGAAAGAGCAATAGCGCTCCTTCGGCCCAGGCGCCGAGGATGGCGGCGCCGGCAGCGGCGACGAGCATCAGGAAGTCGATCTCGAACTTTGCGTCCGCGACTTTCTCAATTGCTTCTTTCAGTGCGAAGAAGCCGCCAAAGATGTAAGCGCCGACGAGCAGGAGGATGGAAAGCCAGCCAGGGACAATGCCGAGCTTTGGCCCCAGCCACCCAACGACCAGCAAGGCGCCGCAGGTCAGGGAAAATATCAGCTCGAGATTGTCGGATTTGCCGTGATCGTGCTTGTCGGGCGCATTCGGTTGATGTGTGGCAGGTTCAATTGACATGGTCGCAAATCCTGACGGGCTGATCCCCTGGCTTGTGAACAGGGGCGGCGCTGGTTGGGCGCCGCCCCTCTGATGCTATTCCGCCGGTATGGCGGGGCGCTCATGTTTGCCCTCGACCAGCGAGTGGTGCCCGTCCGGTTTGGGGGCAAACCAGCGATGGAGCGCCGGCACCACCAGCAACGTCAGCAAGGTCGATGAGACGAGGCCGC
It encodes the following:
- a CDS encoding metal-sensitive transcriptional regulator, which encodes MQHAPPKSVVTRLKRIEGQVRGVSGMVEDGRYCIDILTQVQAIKAALGKVEDELLKNHAAHCVEEAIREGDAESQRQKFSELVDLFGRYRS
- a CDS encoding DUF3703 domain-containing protein translates to MPGFIAGWVPLGNTGGANVSALKPMPVPTSLSGLVPKPDMIRQLSFLLAALIGVIVISRAF
- a CDS encoding heavy metal translocating P-type ATPase; protein product: MSIEPATHQPNAPDKHDHGKSDNLELIFSLTCGALLVVGWLGPKLGIVPGWLSILLLVGAYIFGGFFALKEAIEKVADAKFEIDFLMLVAAAGAAILGAWAEGALLLFLFSLGHALEHYAMGRATRAIQALAELAPDSALVRRNGETVEMRIENIQLGDIVVVRSNERLPVDGVVTAGESSVNQAPITGESAPVDKRPLPGTSVAEIEAAGPQHKVFAGSINGSGSLDIYVTRLSSESALARVVKLVSEAETRQSPTQTFIKRFEKIFVPLVIALAVLTGFSWLFLDEAPSESFYRAMAVLVAASPCALAIATPSAILSGIARAANGGVLIKGGAPLEALGGLNAIAFDKTGTLTIGEPKVVDIVAFEGADGRALLATAAAVEAFSDHPLARAIVAAAREKDLPKGPEAAEFQSLTGKGVSAMVGGELVLIGKPAMFDGESGPAMPETLAREVDTLFDTGRTMMVVAQGGRFLGAIGLMDTPRPATKRVIAQIRKLGITRMMMISGDNHRVANAIARDLGLDEAFGDLMPDDKVAKIKELKQQGGVAMVGDGVNDAPAMTNANVGIAMGAAGSDVALETADIALMADNLDTLPFAVGLSRATSRNIRQNLWVSLGVVAVLVPATLFGVGIGPAILLHEGSTLIVVGNALRLLAYRDEQSPAHV